One segment of Rhinatrema bivittatum chromosome 14, aRhiBiv1.1, whole genome shotgun sequence DNA contains the following:
- the LOC115075686 gene encoding mucin-5AC-like — MSTEYRMETPAAGYERHVGVPTTSSGIAHTAPATGGEHKVGVPPTGPGKVQEATGDECQIGIPTPSSGTAQEAPALGEERQASIPTTSSGTEQETSDIGDEGQASIPTTSPGTEQEASATGDESQTSIPTIGTAQKTPAVGDGSQASVPTPGSGTGQETPAIGDESQATVPSPGIVRETPGIGHEHQASVPITSSGTARETSAIGGESRVSVPTTNSGTLQEILATGDECQADIPTTNSGTLKKTSATADECQVSVPTTSPGTVQNTLGKRQAPSEVSDVPTKQRRQEHSLREKDDLEELMKELRQKAEEKGYDWIRDRCQLNKKESHPSSKTESVAGCSDMKSQSEAASVEEVSSVISAVDSGATGAPKTVWICGDSIVFWASRRARASPLGKHLGLAKDGIELQWLGSRKMMWDELVLSLLHRWKFAPPIALVIHLGGNDLVSTRRVTLMEKVEMDLDQIAEVFPSARIGWSNIIPRLVWDGSDNRRSTEKARKRLNRRISKFVLDSGGFIVSHEMISVECSGLYGSNGVDLSNVGLDIFNANMHDALERALRESGHITREGESLANANVSSEPLANANVSSEPLANANVSSEPLANVSSEPLANANVSSEPLANAEEKLELVLS; from the exons ATGTCCACCGAATACAGAATGGAAACGCCAGCTGCAGGCTACGAGCGTCATGTCGGTGTTCCCACGACCAGTTCTGGCATTGCTCACACTGCACCTGCCACAGGAGGCGAGCATAAGGTCGGTGTTCCCCCTACTGGTCCTGGTAAAGTCCAGGAAGCCACAGGGGACGAGTGTCAGATCGGAATTCCCACACCCAGTTCTGGCACAGCCCAGGAAGCCCCAGCTttaggagaggagagacaggccAGCATTCCCACTACCAGCTCTGGCACAGAACAGGAAACCTCAGATATAGGAGATGAAGGTCAGGCCAGCATTCCTACTACCAGCCCTGGCACAGAACAGGAAGCCTCAGCTACAGGAGATGAGAGTCAGACCAGCATTCCCACTATTGGCACCGCCCAGAAAACCCCAGCTGTAGGAGACGGGAGTCAGGCCAGCGTTCCCACGCCTGGTTCTGGCACAGGCCAGGAAACTCCAGCTATAGGAGATGAAAGCCAGGCTACTGTTCCCAGTCCTGGCATAGTCCGGGAAACCCCAGGTATAGGACATGAGCATCAGGCCAGTGTTCCCATTACCAGTTCTGGCACAGCCCGGGAAACCTCAGCTATAGGAGGTGAGAGTCGGGTCAGTGTTCCCACTACCAATTCTGGTACATTACAGGAAATCCTAGCCACAGGGGATGAGTGTCAAGCCGATATTCCCACAACCAATTCTGGCACATTGAAGAAAACGTCAGCTACAGCCGATGAGTGTCAAGTCAGTGTTCCCACTACCAGTCCTGGCACGGTCCAGAACACTCTGGGTAAGCGCCAGGCTCCTAGTGAAGTATCTGATGTACCTACAAAGCAGAGGAGGCAGGAGCACTCCCTTAGGGAAAAGGACGACCTCGAGGAGCTTATGAAGGAGCTCCGGCAGAAGGCTGAGGAGAAGGGATATGACTGGATACGTGACAGATGTCAACTGAATAAGAAAGAGTCTCACCCAAGCAGCAAGACAGAGTCCGTGGCAGGATGCAGTGACATGAAGTCCCAAAGTGAGGCAGCCTCAGTGGAGGAGGTGTCATCTGTCATCTCAGCTGTGGATTCTG GTGCTACAGGAGCTCCTAAAACAGTGTGGATATGTGGTGATAGTATCGTGTTCTGGGCGTCTAGAAGGGCTCGTGCTAGTCCACTCGGTAAACACCTTGGCTTGGCCAAAGATGGGATTGAACTTCAGTGGTTAGGGAGCCGTAAAATGATGTGGGATGAGCTAGTGCTTTCTCTGCTACATAGGTGGAAATTTGCACCACCTATTGCCCTGGTAATACACTTGGGTGGCAATGATCTGGTCTCTACTCGCCGTGTGACTTTGATGGAGAAGGTGGAGATGGACCTTGATCAGATTGCTGAGGTTTTCCCCAGTGCCAGGATTGGTTGGTCCAACATTATCCCAAGATTGGTATGGGATGGGTCAGACAACAGGCGGTCAACTGAAAAAGCTCGCAAGAGGCTGAATCGGCGGATCTCAAAATTTGTTCTGGACAGCGGTGGTTTTATTGTATCCCACGAGATGATCTCTGTAGAGTGTTCAGGCTTGTACGGGTCCAATGGTGTTGACCTCTCCAATGTTGGGCTAGACATATTTAATGCCAACATGCATGATGCGCTAGAACGTGCTCTGCGAGAAAGCGGCCACATCACTAGGGAGGGGGAGTCTCTGGCAAATGCAAATGTGTCGTCAGAGCCATTGGCAAATGCAAATGTGTCGTCAGAGCCATTGGCAAATGCAAATGTGTCGTCAGAGCCATTGGCAAATGTGTCATCAGAGCCATTGGCAAATGCAAATGTGTCATCAGAGCCATTGGCAAATGCAGAGGAGAAATTGGAGCTTGTGTTGTCTTAA